In Amblyomma americanum isolate KBUSLIRL-KWMA chromosome 8, ASM5285725v1, whole genome shotgun sequence, the DNA window cagcaaaaacgtttaaTAGCTAACAAAtcgtccagtcgtcgtgtgtgtgcgtcttttcgctgtgttcgttttttactgttttttgttcgtgaacgcgtaccaactgacccagatttacACTCTACTAAAATTTAAGCTTGCCAATGCGAgttctgcggatgtattgatggTTATATAGTTAAATCTTACAATGTACGTAAatattgcctccaccgaaacgctgccgctgcggttgggttcgaagccgggtactccggatcagcagccgagcgccctaaccactgagtcaccgcggcgggggtgAGCATGCAATGTCAATTGAGACGGAGACGGGGGTTGAGAATGGAACGCCACTGACTGAAAGTGAAACGCTATCTCCTGAAACAGACACTATCGAATTTTGAACGCTGCCGACAGTGATTGCATTGAAACGCTGCCAATCTGGAACAGACGCTCACcgatcctctcttcctgtcccctcacctctttcatttcatttctccattctgcctgctatcctttatttccgctgccccagctcaggtgcttcagtatcgatggcagatgccggggctagcaaaaatcttttccttcctttttactattatttttaataaaaccactaccaccagtcCATGTTTTAAACATAAGTAACCAACACcagcggaattggagtggagcggtatactagcgagatgtacaaatgagcgtcgggcggaaataccagcacgccacatttgctgacattaagtgataaataaATTTGGTTAAACaagacttcaatagcattcaggtatgcttgcaaacactcgtatagtgcatgaatatcctttgctgatacgaaaaaaagctatatcatctgcgtatgcATAAACTGCAATGTatggatgaatgggtatgtcccgaaccaatatgttgaaaagcagtggagacaaaacagatccttgcggcacacctcttgattaaACATAGGTATACTAGAACAGAAAGATctgtctgtacagaagaaaaatctatcttttaaaaattcacaaatatgagcatagatgtagtgcggtggatgtagctgagcaagattgttaataaggacagtgtgttcaacgctgtcataggccttagcaacatcaagtgtcagCAAGGCCGCAACTTCTGTCTTGCGCATTGatagtcgtattcggctctcaagatccacatgcgcggaccatatggaacaaccgcggcGAAAGCCAATGCGGAGCTGAGGtcgttaacgtgatgaacatgctctgtgagacgactgtgtactactctttctattagctttactaaatttgaggttaaagcaatcggccgaatattaattgtctgaataataataataataattggttttgggggaaaggaaatggcgcactatgtctcatatatatcggtggacaccggaacctcgccgtaagggaagggatgaaggagggagtgaaaggagaaaggaagaaagatgtgccgtagtggagggctccggaataatttcgaccacctttggatctttaacgtgcactgacatcacacagcacacgggcgccttagcgtttttcctccataaaaacgcagccgccgcggtcgggtttgaacccgggaactccggatcagtagtcaagcgccctaaccactaagcggCGGGTGAATATTGTCTGAATGAAATCCATTCTCTGCgtttttcaaaagtaaaattattttcgcaattttccaactgtaaggaatccaagagttttccaatgacgcatttacaatatccagaaggtgagttggaaagtattgcgctaaaatctttaacatgcccacagtaatcccatcagatcccggggcagcagactgcatcgaggaaacaattagGAGTTCCGTCATGTCCACCTCGGGATAGTCCAAGCTGgcggtgagagtgtgcaaaggttccgttttctgcacttggaaacgtaaagccagcccctgagcgatacgttcaaggtgttgcttagcttcctgcggagacaataccattgactttatgcggttggaggccggagagttgttattctgcgccatgaatctatatagcgccttcttattctgaggtttagagagatatgtgtttaaattttgattaaaaTCCTCCTCTGCTTTTTTAACagctcttttgaaagatgcagagtagaacttataatttatccaattagctgggctctgattatagaaaaggcttttccatgccgcttttctcacactcctccatccaccaaggagacggctgtctggcaggggcagtagcgcacacagagaatacagagctctcagcagcatcttgcagaaaagaaattgcccgctgagctctttcttctcgacctgagctaactatgaaGGGAAGcgaggcataataataataataataataataataataataataataataataataataataataataattggttttcggggaaaggaaatggcgcagtatcgttggacacctgaaccgcgccctatgggaagggataagggagggactgaaagaaaggaagaaataggtgccgtagtggagggctccggaataatttcgaccacctggggatctttaacgtgcactgacatcgcacagcacacgggcgccttagcgtttttcctccataaaaacgcagccgccgcagtccggttcgaacccgggaactccggctcagtagtcgagcgccctaaccactgagccaccgcggcgggtgggaagCAAGGCAGATAATTTTTTACACGTAATTTTTTATTCGTAATTTTTATACGTAATTTTTATacgccggagctctccactacagcacatcttTCTCTTTATCACTCTCCCCtcaaggcgcagttcaggtgtccatcgagaactGAGAGAGTtattgcgctatttccttttctcaaaaaccgatAGCCGAGCATGGTGTGCGGACAATCGTTGGTCGACTGTATATCAGCTccggaattttgaccacctggggttattcaacgtgcactgacatcgcacagaacgtaGACGTCTAAcatttcacctacatcgaaattctatacccgccgcggtggctcagtggttattgcgctcggctactgatccggagttcccaggttcgaacccgaccgcggcggctgcgtttttatggaggcaaaacgctaaggcgcccgtgtgctgtgcgatgtcagtgcacgttaaagatccccaggtggtcgaaattattctgaagccctccactatggcacctctttcttccttctttcactccctcctttatcccttcccttacggcgcggttcacgtgtccaacgatatatgagatagatactgcgccatttcttttccccaagaaaccaattattattattattacagacgcggccaggttcgaacccgcgtcttttccgGCGCAGGAATTAGGGATATAGGTCGGATATCTCCCAGGCGAGGGGTTTGCCAGGCTTTGATACTAAAGTACTTTTGTCGTGTTCTCAGtggacccgccgctgtggctgagtggttagggcgcttggggACTGATCTGGATCAAGTTCCCTGATtcaaacccgatcgcggcggctgcgtctcgatggaggcgaaacgttaaggcgctcgtgcgctgtgcgatgtcagtgcatgttaaagatccccaggtggtcgaaattattcttaaGCCTTTCAttatggcgcctctttcttccttctttcactcctcctttatcccttcccttacggcgcggttcaggtgtccgccgatatgtgagaataatactgcgccatttccttctcccccctccagaaaaaacaattttcattttaattttctctATATATACAGCGGCGCATTTAAGGTAAGCGTCGCTAATCAATCGTTGCACAAAGCCGCATGCATGGAAACACATCAGAACGCATATGCGgacgattccgtgctagatggccatcaacccgtggctgacggcgacctgggtggcccattccacggccctggtctggacgaccgggtctgagctggccaacactgcctcccactgctcgagagaaggatcacgcataatatccgccggtggcggcgctatgctacagctcAATAATATGTAGTCATAGGTTTCCAGTTCCTGACACCATTTGCATTCCCGCTGaacgtccgggtagattttgttaAACACGTATGTGTTATAGAAAGATCTCTGCAATCTTcgcaagacgctttcctgcgccttcaccattTGCTTGTCCGGGGGCGGGTAAACTCTCCGCTCAAGTTTGTAATGGTTAGTAATGTTGTGAAAAGACAAAAAGCCCATCTCGCGTGGACATCCACGAAACGTCTGGctcacctgctcggctgacgaaacctaaAACACTCATGTGAGCAGCACCGTTCCCAGGGCTCCCagagtgtgccggtacccagacaatttccacctCTGTAGTCCCAGGCCCCGTGGCCCGATTTAGCAACCGTGACGCTGTGACAGAtatttctgcccctcgccaaattccGAATGGCTGTTCTAGAGTCGCTGAAAATCAGTTCAGCTTTAGTATTAGCTATTATTGGTagcgccgagccacaggtgttccgccgctgcgccgcgcctttcatcttcttcttcttcttcttcttcttcttctcctcaagtaatatggcacatacccacgtgggggggattggccaaggtatagggtagaatgccaatgaagcatttgcgcggggaaggaaacgtcagaagactgaatcaagataaaaaaaaattgggaaaaataaaatgaattcaagaggtatgagtcatccggaatagaatcaatctagccttttttggacatgcgaaagaattttgtgtatagctaacaagataatcgattagttgcacttatgtaatcgtgaaggtagccgcatacactgcttaacgggaatcccttggcactcgcaccgaacgatagaagaactgtaagagacagaggcagtcctagtctcgaaagaggaacctccagatattgctttctctgaaccgcgaaccgccggcaagagaggagaaaatgatcgattgattcaacttgcccacatgatacacaaaggtttgtcgcagcgaacccgcacctgcataagtacaagtttaagtgaggtattctacatcgcaggagcgtcatggacacttcacaaagccttgacttacaccaccggatattccatgggtactttaggtgttgaaagtccacggtattcagcaacggatcactcaaagtggctgaaatatgttgaaaccgctggaaacgtgaagctgctaacagaatgaggtgagggacgggatatattacaggtgcgctgagagctgaccttgccaataaatcagccacctcgttaaaatagacgcctgaatgcccaggtacccagaccaaacggatctcgcgcactgtgctcggaacaaaaaacctaagtgaacgagtcaagaaagatttttccgaattttggagagagacaataactgaaaggcagtctgtgagaataagaacccgtgcgacatgtctgggaattttgagaattaagagccaaaccaatggccaaaaactctgcgaagaatataggagtataatcagggatacgaacggagtagctccaatctagatcctgcgaatatatgccaatcgccgccttctcacagctgccggaggcatcagtggagagaacagtatgatgtggaaaattctgtaggtgttcagaaagaagaccatttagggtatgtgcgggcatatgcttcgcatgggacgggaaaataaagtcgtaatagaagacgggatcagcctgcgtgtcagcaactcgttgcaaggagatcagatcaacctgaagcggagctaacagattctgcgtgaacctaacttgcggaagctgataacgtggccagtgattagtcaaaaaaaggtgtggttgggatacaaaaattggaatactaacgcctggggccgggtcaaaagacttgaggaaagtacgcactgttagaagttggaagcgggaatagaggttggggatacgcgcttccagataaaggacagcgttggaagctgattttgggagcccgaggcatagccgtagggcacgtctttccagtaaggctaatggctgcagcttgtagttcgcgctaccagagaacaaggggcaaccaaattccagaatcggtctcatataagccttatagagcaacagtagcgtgtcacgacgcatgccaaactttttattgccaactcgggtcaaacggcccagtgcacgttcccctttaataacaatattcttaatatggtgtcgccagtccaaattttggtcataagtaacacctaggtatttaaccgactccacctgcggaattggagtggagcggtaggctagcgagatgtacataggagcgtcgggtggaaataccagcacgccgcatttgctgacattaagtgataaattgatttggtccaaccagacttcaagagcattcagatatgcctgcaaatacccgtagagcacatgaatatcatttgctgatgcgaaaaaaagctatatcatctgcgtatacataaactgtaacgttaggatgaatggggatgtcccgaactaatatgttgaaaagcagcggagaaagaacagagccttgcggcacacctcttgattgaccataggtattagaacaaaaagatccgtctgtacagaagaaaaatctatcttttagaaattcacaaatccaggcgtagaggtaatgcggtggttgtagttgagcaagcttgttaatgaggactgtgtgctccacgctgtcataggccttcgcaacgtcaagcgtcaccaaggccgaaacttctctctggcgcattgagagtcgtattcggctctcgagatccacatgcgcggaccatatggaacaaccgcgacgaaagccaatctgtgcggggctgaggccgttaatgtgatgaacatgctttgtgaggcgactgtgtactactctttctattagctttactaaatttgaggttaaagcaatcggccgaatattgtctaattgaaatccattgtctgcattttttaaaagtaaaattattttcgcaattttccaactgtgaggaatccaagaggtttccaatgacgcatttacaatatctagaaggtgagttggaaagtcgtgcgctaaaatctttaacatgcccacagtaatcccgtcagatcccggagcagcagagtgcatcgaggaaacaatttgcaggagctccgacacgtcgacctcaggatagtccgagctgggggtgagagtgtgcaaaggttctgctttctgtacctggaaacgtaaggccagcccctgcgcgatgcgttcaaggttttgcttagcctcctgcggagacattaccattgaccttatgcaattggaggccggagagctgttattctgcgccatgaatctatagagagccttcttattctggggttttgagagatacgtgtttaaattttgattataatcctcctttgcctttcatcaaaatccaattttcattttcctctttctttcttctttcacttcctcctttatccctgtccttacggcgcggttcgggcagGACATCTCAAGTTCGTGCCTCACAGCAGCTACAGCAGCTGCGTGTGGTTATTGCCTACCTACGATCTTTTTTCGGTGCCACGCACTATATGGACAGTGACACCAGCAACGATGATATCACGATCTCGGCAGAAGCACTAACCAACTATCTTTGTAAAACCGCAACATGCCACTGGTGAGCACAGAAGCACGCGGACGCGGAGCGCATAAAATACACGCAGAAAGGTGATGAAAACTgtttaataattataataattgtcGTTTAATGAAAGCAGACTGAGCTTCACCATGGCGGCGACAGGTTATCTTGTACCCTGGCGACACGTGGCACCGAATTCTTTCTTGATCATGCTTCTTCCCTGTGCTCTTAACTGGGCCCGTCCAGCCAGAAACGATGACTCAGGTAGGTCCGACTCCATAGCCCAAGTAGACTCGTTCCAGCCGCAGAAGCATCGCCGTGTGGATTAGTGGCCGGCGCATCGGCTGCCTTCAAGAGTGCACcgtgttgtgtgccaaaagcagcggcgtaccgtgcgtgtgttggcaactgtggacacaagctgcatgcgtgggccctattctcgacagaagcgtttcggtgcaggtgggctggaaacgctgattggtcgatgggatgcgcttcgccgtgacgtttttctgcttctccctcgttctcaaccggacgtgggatcgccgcgcctctctcggcctgtccctagagtgcctagggaatcgctagggccggctggccggccgccgggcgtgcgtggtctgcgggcattctcttcgtgagcgcaggcggcggcgcgcgcgtttcggtagctgtccaggtatggcttttttttttgcgtggtgcgctcgtcggcgcagccagctgaaatttctgtacagttcttgcttccacgacattgcgacgacccccaaaaggcgctgacccgcgagaaatcgccagcgacataaaggtacgcattttatctcaaatttcgcttcatgaagtgctgtaccgcttacctacatgccttgcgcattccaggacctcgttttcctgctgcaggagcacgtcgtgctggtgttcaaaattttgcaactccattacgacgacccacataaggtgcggtttgaggaccgccggcgtcgccatctgaaccgccgtctgacagccacgatgaagcgcttgtctggcgtgcacgttctcaatcacgaggtaagggttgaacaacgttttcgcaagttttctcgtgcagaactcgccaaattgcggcgcttgtaacgtaactttttttgcagcatcgtttcctggatgcttctggcgagccgatgctgtccttgtttgccgcagaccggggcatcgaccagatgtcaaagattatcgtcgcggccctcgtcaagatctacggaccagggatagcgtcggcttcaagggcaagaccaggagaggtgtacgtcgtgcaccggtgtcgtcggtgcggagccaaagggcacaagacggaccactgctgggcctactgctcaccgcgccgccacgccgctgcaggtcgcggttgaagtgctcctgcaaacggccctttttagggccacctcattgtttcctggcagatcgcgagcgtcccgtttcgtgcccgtattccctctctgtcgaaatcgacgccagacatcaaaatcgcgcggtgtgagctagtaaatcgctggtagagacaaaaactcgtgcttgtatacagacttacccatctccagtgcgcctttgtttatttccgtaggcactactcgcgctttgtagaaatcgacgccagccgcgaaattttgcatgttagacctcgctacagcattagcgcagcgtgccttcgtctctttacgtttcaacttttatgcagcgcacctttgtttgctcgttacttttgttcttttcagtcgtttcctgaatccgtccaaagagccgggctgaatggatgattatggaaccacatggcgattgcactgcatacagcacgactttggtccctgtgtttttaaataaaaacatcagatgtcgaaggtcatggtcgtgtccgaggatggcttccacagctggggcctaaccatagggagcgcacacgctttgtcgtcgttgccaagtggagaggcccaagatggctggcatccttaataaagatcccttctcggggccgctttagtgtttcctggcagatcacgcgctttccaccctgtgcacatgctctcatttccaattaaaaaggtcctttaataacaagatgttgcatggtacttgaacaatagcggctacaatgacaaaggtgaagaagtgctggagttacacggaaataaaaaaggttgggggtgcccacataacaacctgaaatggttttggacaggactcctagttaattgcatttggaagagaaagacaaggtttaattttgcagtgtaagcttgcttctctagaatgaacagagaacgttgcctcgcactgtttgggccaccttccttgaccccatgaaaaaaaaaaaggatgcctctgggaaactatttgcggaatttccgccccccccccgcccctcattcagaaggggaaggggggggggtgacggccttttctttgtcgggctcggcgcgacgcacgatggacaagacggcgaaaggaagggggctgtcagtgacgcatgttccgcgctcttcgcttagccagcgtacaagtcccttcgacagcctgaaatgccttcggtgggcatcgtcacgcatgtcgaaaggattgtcatgcacgtgcgaccgccgataacattccttgcaagcttattcattgccgtgaaaatcgggcggtgagcatttctggtgcgtagtgaaggaacttagtaaggtctgcaaggaaagaccttacgcaactttactggggcatagccgcctttccgaaattaaccgtgacaagtgcctagctgtctttggattccagcgaagttgcagctgtacctccgaatcctcctcgcccgttcccacgcggcttcgcatgccatgtcgccatgtgcggtaaaaagaacagtttgcagagtttaaatggttcaagtatgaagctatgcaatgaagccaattacagacttctgtacaacagctagaggaatttcaagagcatgctgtg includes these proteins:
- the LOC144100211 gene encoding uncharacterized protein LOC144100211 isoform X1, which produces MPCAFQDLVFLLQEHVVLVFKILQLHYDDPHKVRFEDRRRRHLNRRLTATMKRLSGVHVLNHEHRFLDASGEPMLSLFAADRGIDQMSKIIVAALVKIYGPGIASASRARPGEVYVVHRCRRCGAKGHKTDHCWAYCSPRRHAAAGRG
- the LOC144100211 gene encoding uncharacterized protein LOC144100211 isoform X2 — translated: MKRLSGVHVLNHEHRFLDASGEPMLSLFAADRGIDQMSKIIVAALVKIYGPGIASASRARPGEVYVVHRCRRCGAKGHKTDHCWAYCSPRRHAAAGRG